From Alteromonas australica, one genomic window encodes:
- a CDS encoding amidohydrolase family protein — translation MKRLIVIALAMLSIHSTYAEKLALVGAKIHTMSEQGVIEKGSVLVSDGNIVSVIEGTEVPSEYRVVDVSGKVISPGFIGALTSLGLVEVSSSSGVVDASIETSPITKTGAALDVSYGINPDSSLFEITRLEGMTAAATGMMGGHFLFNGQGAVISLDGDEPVIKSQAFISVDVGGQGAEVAGGSRASLWVMLEKVINEAASTKSNVTSTTPWFGLSSREDLPVIKQVIAGDIPLFMKADRAADIRQVIAFKKRHPSINLVLVHGVEAWREAKALAEAKIPVIIDPEYNLPGGFDQMGATLANAARLEQAGVEVAIGMDTHNIRLAAQHAGNAVANGLSYEAGLASLTRVPAKILGLDSQIGVLAKDARADIVVWSGDPLEVTEAAEMVIINGQFVDMESRQTKLRDRYLSLMQSDAKKPSYYYR, via the coding sequence ATGAAGCGTTTAATTGTAATAGCATTAGCGATGCTATCCATTCATTCTACCTATGCAGAAAAACTCGCATTAGTTGGGGCTAAAATTCATACCATGAGTGAACAGGGAGTGATTGAAAAAGGCAGTGTTCTTGTCAGTGATGGAAATATTGTTTCTGTCATTGAGGGAACAGAAGTTCCTTCAGAATATCGGGTGGTGGATGTTTCTGGAAAAGTTATTTCCCCAGGGTTCATTGGCGCGTTGACGTCGTTAGGGCTCGTTGAGGTTTCCTCTTCATCTGGCGTGGTAGATGCGAGTATCGAAACATCGCCTATTACTAAAACAGGTGCGGCACTCGACGTCAGTTATGGTATTAATCCAGACTCGTCACTATTTGAGATCACACGATTAGAAGGCATGACAGCTGCGGCAACCGGTATGATGGGGGGGCATTTCCTGTTTAACGGACAGGGTGCTGTCATTTCTCTAGACGGTGATGAGCCTGTAATAAAGTCACAAGCTTTTATTTCAGTTGACGTGGGCGGTCAAGGAGCAGAAGTGGCAGGAGGCTCCCGCGCTTCTTTATGGGTAATGTTAGAAAAAGTTATCAACGAAGCGGCGAGTACCAAAAGTAATGTGACATCAACCACGCCATGGTTTGGACTTAGTTCTCGTGAAGATTTACCGGTGATTAAACAGGTTATAGCCGGTGATATTCCACTGTTTATGAAAGCAGACCGTGCTGCTGACATACGCCAGGTTATTGCGTTTAAGAAGCGACACCCAAGCATTAATCTCGTGTTGGTTCATGGAGTAGAAGCTTGGCGTGAAGCAAAGGCGCTTGCAGAAGCGAAAATCCCCGTCATCATTGACCCAGAGTACAATCTACCTGGCGGTTTTGACCAAATGGGTGCAACGTTGGCAAACGCGGCTCGATTAGAACAAGCCGGCGTTGAAGTTGCTATCGGTATGGATACCCATAATATTAGGTTAGCAGCGCAACATGCAGGAAATGCAGTTGCCAATGGCCTTTCTTATGAGGCAGGTCTTGCTAGCCTTACACGGGTTCCAGCTAAAATTCTCGGGTTGGACAGTCAAATAGGTGTACTTGCAAAGGACGCTCGTGCAGATATCGTCGTTTGGAGTGGCGACCCTTTAGAAGTAACGGAAGCGGCTGAAATGGTGATTATCAACGGACAATTTGTGGACATGGAGTCTCGTCAAACAAAATTAAGAGACAGATATCTTTCTCTTATGCAAAGTGACGCTAAAAAGCCTTCCTACTACTATCGATAA
- a CDS encoding ABC transporter permease has protein sequence MKTTSSLAWRLFRHEARRGELTIILLAIILSVGAVLSLSLFSERLQSALTSRSAEFIAADAQLRSDKPIDEAWLKEAQTLGLDTAQQVTARSMVFYDDEMLLADLRAVNEAYPLKGNVNVAEQAFGAKKIADQLPQAGQAWIQSRLFQSLGIQLGDEIEIGDGVFTVTKVLVDIPDAGFSVFNTDPIVLIRLSDLASTAITGPGSRARYVSYFKGDGDALSAFYDWLQPQLQDDLHSWRTVADDESAIGRSVARAGRYFLLASLLAIVLAAVSIAVAAQRYSQRHFDPVAIMKTLGATKQTIRTIYLLQVIFITLLGIAIGLIIGFIGQQAVVWMLADQVDVAIGIWHWKPVIIAVITGATCALLFSLYPLMQLFAIPPLRVLRRDMASNLRSRSIQFLASGSAVFLLMLLYSQDFTISLILFSSGVALVAGLLIATYSLIALGRKLGAGKMGAWQLAWARIKRRAMDNSVQLISFSITIMLLLVVLVMRNDMVSQWRAQLPQGTPNYFLINITDTQKDKLDSHFSENGVNIEEFYPVIRGRFVSVNDERVNTEVTKEDNADNERRRGLGREANLTWSNTLQKENIIVEGQWHGDTSVESDTTVFPVSVEEDVAERLDIKLGDKLTFNVGSEIVETEVTSLRKVDWQTMQPNFFFVIHPAAMKAFSPTYITSFHLPTSEKAKLTALLQPFPSLTMFDVDARINQLRDIVDQVSVAVEFILVLVLFAGSLVLIAQVQASMDERKQEIAILRTLGAKGSLIRKSVIFEFVIIGIVAGFMAALANELSLFLLQTLVFQMPASLHMEYWVIAPFVGAFVVGTLGALGCWRLLTLNTAALLRKMV, from the coding sequence ATGAAGACAACCTCAAGCCTAGCATGGCGCCTTTTTCGTCATGAAGCTCGCCGTGGCGAACTGACTATAATTTTACTCGCTATTATTTTGTCTGTGGGGGCAGTGCTTTCGCTGTCCCTTTTTAGCGAGCGTTTACAAAGCGCCTTAACCTCGCGTTCAGCTGAATTTATTGCTGCTGACGCTCAACTGCGATCTGATAAACCCATTGATGAGGCTTGGTTGAAAGAAGCCCAGACACTTGGTTTAGATACCGCCCAGCAAGTGACGGCGCGTTCTATGGTGTTTTATGACGACGAAATGTTATTGGCCGACTTAAGAGCGGTTAACGAAGCATATCCGCTTAAAGGTAACGTAAACGTTGCTGAGCAGGCATTTGGGGCTAAAAAAATTGCGGATCAATTACCGCAAGCAGGGCAAGCGTGGATCCAATCACGACTATTTCAGTCGCTAGGCATTCAGCTTGGCGATGAGATAGAAATTGGAGATGGAGTATTCACAGTAACCAAAGTACTAGTCGATATTCCCGATGCGGGCTTCAGTGTATTTAATACAGATCCAATTGTGTTAATTAGACTGTCCGATTTAGCAAGTACAGCCATAACTGGGCCGGGAAGTAGAGCGCGATATGTTAGCTACTTTAAAGGCGATGGAGATGCACTGAGCGCCTTTTACGATTGGCTGCAGCCTCAGTTGCAAGATGATTTACACAGTTGGCGGACGGTAGCCGATGATGAATCGGCAATTGGTCGCTCAGTTGCGCGTGCAGGGCGGTATTTTTTGCTGGCTAGCCTGCTGGCCATTGTGCTTGCCGCTGTTTCCATTGCCGTTGCCGCGCAAAGATACAGTCAGCGACATTTCGACCCTGTCGCCATCATGAAAACACTGGGCGCAACAAAACAAACTATCCGCACCATTTATTTACTACAAGTTATTTTTATAACCTTATTAGGCATTGCAATTGGGCTTATCATCGGTTTTATCGGGCAACAAGCCGTAGTGTGGATGCTTGCAGATCAGGTAGATGTCGCTATTGGGATTTGGCATTGGAAACCGGTTATCATTGCAGTAATAACAGGAGCTACCTGCGCGTTACTGTTCTCTCTCTATCCACTAATGCAGCTTTTTGCTATTCCTCCTTTGCGTGTACTTCGGCGGGATATGGCGTCAAATTTACGGTCGCGCAGTATTCAGTTTTTAGCGTCCGGATCGGCTGTGTTTCTACTCATGCTTCTCTATAGTCAGGATTTTACGATAAGTTTAATTCTGTTTTCGTCGGGCGTCGCCCTGGTGGCAGGGTTGCTCATCGCTACCTATAGCTTAATTGCGCTAGGAAGAAAGTTAGGAGCAGGTAAAATGGGCGCCTGGCAACTAGCATGGGCTAGAATTAAACGCAGAGCCATGGATAACAGCGTACAGTTAATCAGTTTTTCAATAACAATCATGTTGCTCTTAGTCGTTCTCGTTATGCGCAATGATATGGTTTCTCAGTGGCGCGCTCAGCTTCCCCAAGGCACACCGAACTACTTTCTAATTAACATCACCGACACGCAGAAAGATAAGTTGGACAGTCACTTTTCTGAAAATGGCGTAAATATTGAAGAATTTTATCCCGTAATAAGAGGGCGGTTCGTTTCGGTAAACGATGAAAGGGTGAATACCGAGGTGACCAAAGAGGACAATGCTGATAATGAACGGCGTAGAGGGTTAGGAAGGGAAGCCAACCTTACTTGGAGTAATACTCTGCAAAAAGAAAATATCATAGTGGAGGGGCAATGGCATGGAGATACCTCAGTTGAGTCAGACACCACGGTCTTCCCCGTTTCCGTAGAAGAGGATGTGGCTGAACGCCTTGATATTAAACTGGGTGATAAATTAACCTTCAACGTGGGCAGTGAAATTGTTGAAACTGAAGTAACCAGTTTACGCAAGGTTGATTGGCAAACAATGCAGCCTAATTTCTTTTTCGTCATTCACCCGGCGGCTATGAAAGCGTTTAGCCCCACCTACATTACGAGCTTCCATTTGCCTACGTCGGAAAAGGCTAAATTGACGGCGCTTTTACAACCTTTCCCATCGCTTACAATGTTTGATGTAGATGCGCGTATAAATCAACTAAGAGACATTGTCGATCAGGTCTCTGTTGCGGTTGAGTTCATTCTTGTTCTTGTTTTATTTGCAGGATCACTGGTTTTGATAGCGCAAGTGCAAGCAAGTATGGATGAGCGAAAGCAGGAAATAGCAATCCTTAGAACCTTAGGCGCAAAAGGAAGCCTGATACGGAAAAGCGTGATTTTCGAGTTTGTTATTATTGGCATTGTCGCAGGCTTTATGGCTGCACTTGCCAACGAATTAAGTTTGTTCCTACTACAAACCTTAGTATTTCAAATGCCAGCAAGCTTACATATGGAATATTGGGTTATTGCGCCATTTGTAGGAGCGTTTGTAGTAGGAACGTTAGGGGCACTTGGTTGCTGGCGACTACTTACTTTAAACACTGCTGCGCTGCTGCGAAAAATGGTTTAG
- the dusC gene encoding tRNA dihydrouridine(16) synthase DusC, giving the protein MKIMLAPMEGVVDHLMRDMLTRVGGYDQCVTEFVRVVDQKLPKKTFYRLCPELHHGGKTPSGVPVRVQLLGQHPQWLAENAETAIELGSPGVDLNFGCPAKTVNKSKGGAVLLKETQALYDIVKAVRDAVPSHIPVSAKIRLGFEDKSLAVDNAMAITEAGASELVVHARTKTEGYKPPAYWEWIAKIKQHTSIPLVANGEIWSASDAKRCQDESHCTNLMVGRGALALPNLALCIKNNEAPMAWKDLASLLIQYSGYEIFGDKGKYYPNRLKQWCGYLKRQYPEAELLFNDIRRLTQSQDIVKVLSEHAGIAL; this is encoded by the coding sequence ATGAAAATTATGTTAGCGCCGATGGAAGGCGTAGTTGATCATCTAATGCGAGATATGCTCACCCGAGTAGGTGGGTATGATCAATGTGTAACTGAATTCGTGAGGGTTGTGGATCAAAAACTGCCTAAGAAAACATTTTATCGCCTGTGCCCTGAATTGCATCATGGTGGAAAAACACCCTCGGGTGTTCCCGTTCGTGTGCAACTGTTAGGGCAGCACCCGCAGTGGCTGGCTGAAAACGCGGAAACTGCCATAGAGTTGGGCTCTCCTGGTGTAGATTTAAACTTTGGGTGCCCTGCTAAAACGGTAAACAAAAGCAAGGGTGGGGCGGTTTTACTTAAAGAAACTCAAGCGCTTTACGATATTGTTAAAGCTGTTCGAGATGCGGTTCCTTCCCATATACCAGTGTCGGCTAAAATTCGATTGGGTTTCGAGGATAAGAGCTTAGCCGTAGATAATGCAATGGCTATTACAGAGGCAGGTGCTTCTGAGCTTGTCGTCCACGCGCGAACCAAAACGGAAGGGTATAAGCCCCCCGCTTATTGGGAGTGGATAGCAAAAATAAAGCAGCACACTTCTATTCCTCTCGTGGCAAACGGCGAAATATGGAGTGCTTCTGATGCTAAACGATGCCAAGACGAATCTCATTGTACGAATTTAATGGTCGGACGAGGGGCCTTGGCATTACCCAATTTAGCTTTGTGTATTAAAAACAATGAAGCGCCCATGGCATGGAAAGATCTGGCCTCACTGCTTATCCAGTATTCCGGTTACGAAATATTTGGAGATAAAGGCAAATACTATCCTAACCGGTTAAAGCAGTGGTGTGGATACCTAAAAAGGCAATATCCTGAAGCCGAATTATTATTTAACGATATTCGCAGGCTCACGCAATCACAAGATATTGTAAAGGTTTTATCAGAGCACGCCGGTATAGCGCTGTAA
- the gltX gene encoding glutamate--tRNA ligase, protein MSVVTRFAPSPTGYLHVGGARTALYSWLYAKSKGGEFVLRIEDTDIERSTEEAKQAILDGMLWLGLTWDTGPIYQTDRFDRYKELIQTLLDEGKAYKCFMSAEELDAIREGQKERGEKPRYPGTWRDRTDHPEGQPFVIRFKNPLDGKVVINDHVRGKIEISNTELDDLIIQRTDGTPTYNFCVVVDDWDMGITHVVRGEDHINNTPRQINILEALGAPVPEYAHVSMILGDDGKKLSKRHGAVSVMQYRDDGFLPQAVLNYLVRLGWSHGDQEVFTLDEMIEHFSLDGIGQSASAFNTEKLIWLNQHYIKTLPASEVAAHAKWHFETLNVDLTAGPALESVIAIQADRVKTLKELAEISTYFYQDYEAFDANAAKKHLRPVARGPLERVKDKLMALEEWNPESIQSAINATAEELEVGMGKVGMPLRVAATGGGNSPSLDVTLNLLSKEKVGERIDKALTFIANRENS, encoded by the coding sequence ATGTCGGTTGTAACACGATTTGCACCAAGCCCAACGGGCTATCTACATGTAGGCGGCGCACGTACCGCACTATATTCTTGGCTTTACGCAAAAAGCAAAGGTGGTGAATTTGTTTTGCGTATAGAAGATACAGATATAGAGCGTTCTACAGAAGAAGCAAAACAAGCCATTTTAGATGGCATGTTGTGGCTAGGGTTAACGTGGGACACAGGCCCTATTTATCAGACGGACCGATTCGACCGTTATAAAGAACTCATTCAAACATTGCTTGATGAAGGTAAAGCGTACAAGTGCTTCATGAGCGCAGAAGAATTAGATGCCATTCGTGAAGGGCAAAAAGAGCGTGGCGAGAAGCCCCGCTACCCAGGTACATGGCGCGATAGAACGGATCACCCAGAAGGGCAGCCTTTTGTCATTCGCTTCAAAAACCCGTTAGACGGTAAAGTGGTTATCAACGACCATGTACGTGGCAAAATTGAAATCAGCAATACTGAACTAGACGACTTGATCATTCAACGTACAGATGGCACGCCTACCTATAATTTCTGTGTGGTTGTTGATGATTGGGATATGGGCATTACTCATGTGGTACGTGGTGAAGATCACATCAACAATACCCCGCGCCAAATTAATATTCTTGAAGCATTAGGTGCTCCTGTACCAGAGTATGCTCACGTTTCAATGATTTTGGGTGACGATGGTAAAAAGCTGTCGAAACGTCATGGTGCTGTCAGTGTTATGCAATATCGTGATGACGGTTTTTTACCTCAAGCCGTACTTAATTACCTTGTGCGACTAGGTTGGTCACATGGCGATCAAGAAGTGTTTACGCTTGATGAGATGATTGAGCACTTTAGTTTGGATGGCATAGGGCAATCAGCATCAGCCTTTAATACAGAAAAACTGATTTGGCTAAACCAGCACTATATAAAGACATTGCCAGCGAGTGAAGTGGCAGCACATGCGAAATGGCATTTTGAAACGTTAAATGTAGATTTAACCGCAGGGCCAGCGCTTGAGTCTGTCATTGCTATTCAAGCGGACAGGGTGAAGACATTAAAAGAGCTTGCAGAGATTTCTACCTACTTTTATCAAGATTACGAAGCGTTTGATGCGAACGCGGCGAAAAAGCACCTTCGACCTGTGGCACGGGGTCCGTTAGAGCGCGTTAAAGATAAACTAATGGCGCTGGAAGAATGGAACCCTGAAAGTATCCAGTCGGCGATAAATGCAACCGCTGAAGAACTTGAAGTGGGTATGGGAAAAGTAGGCATGCCGCTACGTGTAGCTGCTACGGGTGGAGGTAACTCGCCTTCTTTAGATGTTACCCTTAATTTGCTTTCAAAAGAGAAAGTTGGCGAGAGAATCGACAAAGCGCTTACTTTTATAGCAAACAGAGAAAATTCATAA
- a CDS encoding arylesterase, which produces MFYSLRNIAFVFLLLIPTFAQSDQHDSDEKEPNAKLLILGDSLSAAYGLRQEEGWVSLLQNTWRDENIPIDIVNAAVSGETTDGGLARLPRLLTQHQPSHVLIELGGNDGLQGHNVKKIRSNLVALVKIAQSADAKVFLQDMQIPTNYGKRYTNMFGESFDRVGEELNVPVIPFFLQNIALDTSLMQRDGIHPNAEAQALIAEFMHRQLMPLFDN; this is translated from the coding sequence GTGTTTTATAGTTTGCGCAACATTGCGTTCGTCTTTTTACTTTTAATACCCACATTTGCTCAGTCAGATCAACATGATAGTGATGAAAAAGAGCCTAACGCGAAATTACTGATACTTGGCGATAGCCTATCGGCTGCCTATGGTTTAAGGCAAGAAGAAGGTTGGGTAAGTTTGTTACAAAATACGTGGCGAGACGAGAACATTCCGATTGATATTGTAAATGCTGCGGTAAGTGGTGAAACGACGGATGGCGGATTAGCGAGACTACCCAGGTTGTTAACCCAACACCAGCCCTCCCATGTACTTATTGAACTCGGGGGGAACGATGGCCTACAAGGGCACAACGTAAAAAAAATTAGAAGTAATTTGGTTGCGCTCGTGAAAATAGCACAATCCGCTGACGCCAAGGTGTTTTTGCAAGATATGCAAATACCTACAAATTACGGCAAACGCTATACCAACATGTTTGGTGAGAGTTTTGACAGGGTTGGTGAAGAACTTAATGTGCCGGTTATTCCCTTTTTCTTGCAAAATATTGCGCTCGACACGTCGTTGATGCAGCGAGACGGCATTCATCCAAATGCAGAAGCACAGGCTTTGATCGCTGAGTTTATGCATAGACAATTAATGCCGCTGTTCGATAATTAA
- a CDS encoding M14 family metallopeptidase, translating into MQNYAIGTPGKPWGTKEKELWLAAQVVQRSYHDEVVQQLMGIVPTGFKVVQYGSLPYDEERYPLYAIVPECFDSAKPSALVTGGVHGYETSGVQGALKFIRNNLLNYAKDINLVVVPCVSPWGYETINRWNPLAIDPNRSFYTDSPASESSQLMAFIASLEQTFTLHIDLHETTDTDNSEFRPALAARDGTTHDNWNIPDGFYTVANTTNPQLDFQKAVIDAVKVVTHIAPADSDGKIIGAQVVSEGVICYDKKSLYLCGGMTDAMYVTTTEVYPDSKQATPENCNDAQVAAVCASLNFIK; encoded by the coding sequence ATGCAAAATTACGCTATCGGTACTCCTGGAAAGCCATGGGGAACCAAAGAAAAAGAGTTATGGCTAGCAGCACAGGTTGTACAACGTAGTTATCATGATGAAGTGGTGCAACAACTTATGGGGATTGTCCCGACAGGGTTTAAGGTGGTGCAATATGGTTCGCTGCCATACGATGAAGAGCGCTATCCTTTGTACGCAATAGTACCTGAGTGCTTCGACAGCGCTAAGCCCTCAGCGCTGGTTACTGGAGGCGTGCACGGGTACGAAACAAGTGGTGTACAAGGAGCGCTTAAATTTATCAGAAATAACCTTTTGAACTATGCAAAAGATATAAACCTAGTTGTGGTTCCTTGTGTGAGCCCTTGGGGGTATGAAACCATTAATAGATGGAATCCTTTGGCTATTGATCCTAATCGTTCCTTTTACACAGACTCCCCAGCGTCCGAATCATCACAATTAATGGCGTTTATTGCTTCACTAGAACAGACCTTTACGCTTCATATCGATTTACATGAAACAACCGATACGGATAATTCAGAATTTAGGCCAGCGCTGGCAGCGCGCGATGGAACGACGCATGATAATTGGAACATACCAGATGGTTTCTATACCGTTGCCAATACGACAAACCCCCAACTCGATTTTCAAAAAGCGGTGATAGATGCTGTAAAAGTCGTCACACATATCGCCCCAGCAGATAGTGATGGCAAGATAATTGGTGCGCAAGTCGTTAGTGAAGGCGTGATTTGTTACGACAAGAAATCGCTTTATTTATGCGGAGGTATGACTGACGCAATGTACGTTACCACTACCGAAGTTTATCCAGATAGCAAGCAGGCGACCCCTGAGAACTGTAACGACGCGCAAGTGGCGGCGGTTTGTGCTTCACTAAACTTCATAAAATAG
- a CDS encoding amidohydrolase, translated as MMNVQPSKLFLAAACMCTIALLGCNDAQNKEQKPKDKVTINENPYPSTYTPIEGKPTLITNVTILDGIGNKIDKGAVLFSDGKIVGLSTTPLGESLPAPDNVMVIDGEGKWVTPGIIDNHSHLGVYPSPSTKSHSDGNEMTSPVTAQVWAEHSVWPQDPGFTRALAGGVTTLQILPGSANLVGGRSVVLKNVPNRTMQSMKFPDAPYGMKMACGENPKRVYGQKGGPMTRMGNVAGYRQAWADAQDYIRKWERYERDFDAGKSPTPPKRDLKLETLAGVLKGDILVHMHCYRADEMTVMMDVMKEFNYKIGTFHHAVEAYKIADTLKENQVCSAMWADWWGFKMEAYDGIRENIPAVHAAGACAIVHSDSDLGIQRLNQEAAKAWSDGKRAGLNISKEEAWIWLAANPAKSLGIFDQTGSLEAGKQADIVLWSGDPFSTYTKAERVFIDGGLAYALDAQQDWPVSDFEIGQVGEGDSK; from the coding sequence ATCATGAACGTCCAACCAAGTAAGCTATTTCTAGCTGCTGCTTGCATGTGTACGATTGCGTTGTTGGGGTGTAATGACGCGCAAAACAAAGAGCAAAAGCCGAAAGATAAAGTCACTATAAATGAAAATCCATATCCGAGTACGTACACGCCTATTGAAGGCAAACCAACGTTAATCACAAATGTCACCATACTTGATGGAATAGGCAATAAAATTGATAAGGGCGCGGTTCTATTTTCTGATGGGAAGATTGTAGGCTTGAGTACAACGCCACTTGGTGAGTCGCTACCTGCACCTGATAATGTGATGGTGATTGATGGAGAAGGGAAGTGGGTAACGCCTGGGATCATCGACAACCATAGCCATTTAGGTGTTTATCCTTCTCCTTCGACAAAGTCTCATTCTGATGGCAATGAAATGACCAGCCCTGTTACCGCGCAAGTATGGGCTGAACATTCAGTGTGGCCACAAGATCCGGGGTTTACTCGCGCGCTAGCGGGAGGGGTAACGACGCTTCAAATTCTTCCAGGTAGTGCAAACTTAGTCGGTGGTCGTTCAGTTGTGTTAAAAAATGTACCAAACCGAACCATGCAATCTATGAAATTCCCAGACGCCCCGTATGGCATGAAAATGGCCTGTGGCGAAAACCCCAAACGTGTTTATGGTCAAAAAGGCGGCCCTATGACCAGAATGGGGAACGTAGCTGGGTATCGTCAAGCATGGGCAGATGCACAGGATTATATACGTAAGTGGGAGCGTTACGAGCGTGATTTCGATGCAGGGAAATCCCCCACGCCACCGAAACGAGACCTAAAGCTAGAAACACTCGCAGGGGTATTAAAAGGTGATATTCTCGTACACATGCATTGCTATCGTGCCGACGAAATGACAGTGATGATGGATGTCATGAAAGAGTTCAATTATAAAATTGGAACATTCCATCACGCCGTGGAAGCCTACAAAATTGCTGATACCCTAAAAGAAAACCAAGTTTGCTCAGCCATGTGGGCCGATTGGTGGGGGTTCAAAATGGAAGCTTACGATGGAATTCGAGAAAATATTCCAGCTGTGCATGCCGCCGGAGCATGCGCCATTGTTCACTCTGACAGTGATTTGGGTATACAAAGGTTGAATCAAGAAGCCGCAAAAGCGTGGTCTGATGGCAAACGAGCCGGGCTAAATATCTCTAAGGAAGAAGCGTGGATATGGTTAGCCGCCAATCCTGCTAAATCATTAGGAATTTTTGATCAAACAGGCTCTTTAGAAGCGGGTAAGCAAGCGGACATCGTTCTCTGGAGTGGGGACCCGTTTTCTACCTATACCAAAGCAGAACGTGTGTTTATTGATGGCGGTTTAGCATACGCTTTAGACGCTCAGCAAGATTGGCCTGTAAGCGATTTTGAAATTGGACAAGTAGGTGAAGGAGACAGCAAATGA
- a CDS encoding ABC transporter ATP-binding protein: MIKTSKVTKVVSTSEGELQILSPISFEVKAGESIAIIGASGSGKSTLLGLLAGLDESTNGEIWLNGAPLHTMGEEERAVFRGQHVGFIFQSFMLVQSLTALENVMLPAEIAGLSNAKQRAMDILSDVGLSHRAHHFPNQLSGGEQQRVAIARAFITSPKILFADEPTGNLDAKNSEKVEGLLFKMNREKGTTLVLVTHDNNLAAKCDRQLTMTAGELSETRQSTHPVDREVV; encoded by the coding sequence ATGATTAAAACATCTAAAGTAACGAAAGTAGTCTCTACGAGTGAGGGTGAACTTCAGATCCTTAGCCCAATTTCCTTTGAAGTCAAGGCAGGTGAGTCTATTGCAATAATTGGTGCGTCAGGATCAGGAAAATCTACGCTTTTAGGATTGCTTGCCGGCTTGGATGAGTCAACGAATGGAGAAATTTGGTTGAACGGGGCGCCCCTCCACACTATGGGTGAAGAGGAAAGAGCTGTATTTAGAGGGCAGCATGTTGGCTTTATTTTTCAAAGTTTTATGCTGGTACAGAGTTTAACCGCACTTGAAAACGTCATGCTCCCCGCAGAAATAGCGGGCTTGTCTAATGCTAAGCAACGGGCAATGGATATCTTAAGCGACGTAGGATTAAGTCATAGAGCGCACCATTTTCCAAATCAGTTATCCGGAGGAGAGCAACAGCGAGTGGCAATCGCTAGGGCGTTTATCACTTCGCCAAAAATCTTATTTGCTGATGAACCTACTGGTAACCTGGATGCAAAAAACAGTGAAAAAGTTGAAGGCTTGCTGTTCAAAATGAATAGGGAAAAGGGCACGACGCTTGTGTTAGTAACCCATGACAATAATTTGGCAGCGAAATGTGATCGTCAGTTAACCATGACAGCCGGTGAGCTATCTGAGACCAGGCAATCCACTCACCCCGTAGACCGTGAGGTAGTCTAA
- a CDS encoding DUF1289 domain-containing protein — MHIPSPCIAQCKLNDDNVCMGCHRTMEEIANWAGLSSKDKANVLARLHANTQLESDNQ; from the coding sequence GTGCATATACCTTCTCCATGCATTGCACAATGCAAATTAAACGATGATAACGTGTGTATGGGGTGTCATCGAACGATGGAAGAAATCGCTAACTGGGCGGGGCTTTCGTCAAAAGACAAAGCCAATGTGTTAGCACGCCTTCATGCAAATACACAGTTAGAGTCCGACAATCAATAG